Part of the Eleginops maclovinus isolate JMC-PN-2008 ecotype Puerto Natales chromosome 3, JC_Emac_rtc_rv5, whole genome shotgun sequence genome is shown below.
AACACCTCCATCCATCCCGTTGCCCTCGCTGTTACTTTGCTTCTCGTTGTTCCATTGAAGGACTTTGTGCTGCGTCTCACCAATCATCTGAGCATTAGAGTTGATCATCACGTAATCACACTCTCTGAATATAGGTTTCACCCACTCCtgcaacagaaaataaaacatacatttagagAATCAAGGTCCAGCTGATGAATCATAGTGAGTGTagtttgcatattttatttgtttaattagttgttgttgtttgttagcTTGCCACTGTGAGCTGACATTACATGAGTAATAGTATCTAGTGGGATATTTTTGAAGGTATGGAAGGAAACTACATTCAAAAACTAACCATTTTGGCTGTCAAAACTTTCACTATGCTATAAAACTTTGTCTCTCTGTGATCTGGTTTAGGGAAATGGTCGGATCTGCCCATCAGAAtaatgtgatgtgtttgtgaacatctctttttttttatatgaaggGGATCTTTAAGCTAGGCTAATTAGCTGCAGCTTCATTTACATCATAGAGGCACGAGAATGGTATTGATCTTCCCTTCAATCTCTCTGCAAGAAAGGAAATTACACACAGcactttgataaaaaaaacttggCCAAAAGTGCATGAGGGCATTTTTATACCTCATTAATGGAAATAACCTAGTCCTTATCTAATCACTTATGTTTTGAAGTGTGGGAAACCCGGGCAAGTACCtacatgtgtttattaaatgatGATTGCACAGTGTTCAGCAGGACCCACAGAACTTTAACATATTATCGTGAAGTTTTATATATGCTGGTCCAGACATGACGTACATCAGTCAGTGTCTGAGTGTCGGAACTTTTGTCTTGGTTATACACAgcttttataataatacatctttCTTAATTTGcactgaatatatttatatttgaagcATCAAACAGAAGTCTGTCCAGTagtcaaagaaaatgtgaacatatGGACAAACTGCAATGGTTCACTCCATTATGAGAAGATTTTTATGTTCGGCCATCAGTTAAGTAATACTGTAAGTAACATTGTAATTCTGACTAATGTATATTTTATGCGACTCTACCCACAACTCTGTTCTGTTCCTTCTGCAGCCATATAAAGTCTCCATTCAGCTAGGTGATGACCAGATAAGGATGAATCAGTTTTCTTATGCAAAAGCCACCACATCCTGAAGGTACAGCGCTCAACAGCATCTCTGCAATGTAAGCAGTCTGCACCACAAGACTGAGTCGAACTCGAACCAAAGAGCGAGTTCAGTTTTGTGCAGAGATATTGAAGATTTGATAAAGAgagagtatatatatatacacacacacacatacagctcgTTGAAAAGTGAAAAGGGAACTTGGAGAACTTCAAACCTGTAACAAAGCACTACATACTGCAGACATGATGTTTCACTGTTAGTTACACAGCCACAGATTTTTGCAGGAGATTTAGGATGATGTTTAAGTGGCATttagctaaattaaaatgtaagtgCAATATTCCCATTGTAGCACACTATCTGTAATTAAAGAATCACTCTGTATGATGGGGGAATGGTGGAAAAGTATAAATGAATTTGAGTTGTGGAGTACTTTGGAATATTTAGGTCCAATCATTAGGGCCGAGTAGACTGCAGATTACTGTCAACATCTTATTCCTTTTAAAATggtctcatttcattttttattcctcAAAAAGGCGTACACATATGAACAGCCAATGTAAAAGAATCCAGTCAGTGTAAAAATTGAATTTTACATACTTGCCCTTTCGGACATACAGGGCCTCTGTTCCACAGACATTATCTCATGTCAACCTCTTGTTCTATAAGCATGTtactatattataattattaatatatgtaCATTCATtaattgtctttgtgttttaaacaaGCTTGCCCTACCCCTTGCAGGACAAAGTATTctacatttaatcaaattaaagcaTAACATTTTCCTCATCAAGTCAGTTAAGCAACTTTGAAAGGCTACAGGAAAGCATTGcttgataaaaaaagaacaatttattttcctcacttcctctcacTTTCAGTACTTCCCCTCTAGCATGCTTCTTTTGCTATTTGCTGCAGTAGCGCATTCTGCTGACCACTGCTTGTAACTGCACACAGATCTTACACAGGAGCAATGATAAAGATATAGTATTTAAACACAACTCAATTAATCATATATGGACATGATGATGAAACAGGAGACAATAGaggcatttgtttttattttcactaaaCCTAAACTGTCTGATGAGTTCAATATACAGGTGTGCATATATTATAGATTTGTAATACCAGGAAAAGATTACCTAAAAGTTACTTCCAAATATTAAGACACAGGATGATACCACCATGACCACATCTCCGTATGAATGGCTGAATTTTGTAAAAAGTTtcttttttgtagaaaaaatgATTCAGGTTAGATGTAACTGAGTGAAATAACACTAACACATGCAATGAGCAATGCGTGTTTGTCTTAAATAGTAAGGTTGAATCAAAAACGTACGTGTAGtagggaaacatttaaaaaaggagatggaaaaaataacaattacaaCATCAGCAagcttaacaaaaacaaatatatacttaATTCACCCCCTCCGCCCCTAGCAGGTGAAAAACAGGCCTTTTTTTAGACTTACAGAATGTACCGGGGGTATTTTCCATTGGGGTGGAACAGGCTGTGTTATACAAATATCTACCCACAGCATGAAAACGGATGGCCTCTTGAAGCCCCTGCACACTGAGTCATTGAAACTAAGAAGGCATATTTGAAGTCAAGGGAAAGTCCCATCAAGCGGGGTCCAGATGTGCTAAAAGCCCCTCGAGGGCAACACCTGCTGGGTATTTTTGGAAACTACACACAAAGTCCAGttagttttgttttctcttaCCTTGAAGTTCCCTCCATGGCTGAAGTCGAGAGGCTTGAAAAACTCATCTGCTTTGGGGATGTATAAAATCCTCTGGAGTTTTTTCTTCCACCACCTGaaacaaatatgaaattatTCATGAATTTCTTTCACTTCTGATGAGCTAATTTAGTTTTCAGTACGTGAGCTGTGCAGAAGCAGGTTATGACAGAGGGCAGATTCAAGTGGTGTCTAGCTAGGACTATATCTAGCTTGTGTGATCCAAACATTTCCCCAAAACTCCAGAGCAATGCAAAGTCctaaagtttaaatataaattgaaaAGATAGATGTTAACATTTCTTAAATTCAGCATTAAAGTGCTGCCTCTAAAATTAGCTTAATGTCAATCAACATCCCTCTAAAATCCTTGAAACCAATGCTAAATCTAAATATCACGTCTGCAAACGTATGGGGACGCCTGTATTGCTGCAACTAATTAGATAAACTGCAAATAGCTTATGTAAGCAGTGTATTAAAGCAGAACCAAAATTGAATTATTGTTCACAGATTACATCATCCTAAATTAGCCTCTATAATACCGGTAGATGGCAACGAACTTAAAATTGAATTgaaagttcatttattttttcactgttATGTGTTTTCAGCTCTCTGATTCGATGCATGACTTCCTATGTCTGCTAGCCATTTCGGTGCAAAGTGTTGCAGTACATGAAGCACAGCGGTGGTTTCTCTATATGTGGGAGGTGATGCCAGGAACATGTTGATCGAAGCAGAGAAAGGCTTTGCTAATCATTTACTGGAAGACAAAGTGTTGTGACcttatgaatacatttcatttgtcttcGCTCAGTTCATTTATTGCATAGTGACTGCAGATTTAATGTGTTGATTCAGTTTACCTCTAACACACTTTGTATTTCTGTAATGATAATGTACAGTACTCAGTGTTTACATTACTCACAATTTCTTGGAATAACCCAGCAACACAAGAAGGACAAGAATGACAGGCAGGGAGATGTACCACCAATGCCCATTAATTCCTGTAAGGGACacatcatctttaaaaacagacatatgATTACACTGAACTATTTTCACACgttctgaaatatatatatgatgaaGCTTCATCATGTGAATGATTGTTGTGagacacatgttttattttaaaggttctTCTACCTTTAATCTCTGAAGTTCCTGTAGTTGTCCATTCTGCACTGGAACTCCACTCGCTCCAAGGACCCATATAAATATAATCAGGACACATTTTGGCCTGAACATCCACAGTGTAATTCACATGTGCTTGGAGCTTCTCACTGTCCAACAGGATCAGTCTGTTTTGTACCCCTGAAATGGAATATACTGGATCCTGTTAGAAGGGAATACAAAACAGAATAGCTTTGGATAAGTGTCTTCAGCAGGGACAATAATAGACAgcctcttgtttttgttttgttgtgggTTTTTTGCCCACATATTACCTTTGACAAGTTCTTGCTCTCTCTCACGCACACCCTGTATATGAGACAGTCTACAGTGTTGATGTGGTCCCAGGTGATGTTGTAGAATCCATCAGTATTTCTCACTTGGACATCGATAGGTCTTTGAGGTTTCACTGTTAAAGTTAAGACCAAAGAGGAAAAGGGAATATtactaaatgaaaaatgtatatttgccAAGCATCTCTACATGAGAAGTGGCAGCTGAGCATTTTTATTATCGTTTGGTTTATTCTCGAGGgtaatgtatatgtatgtgGTAGGGCGTTTGCTGCCAAACAGCAATTGTAAGGGGTTGGAAAGTGCGATTGTCTACATTTTCTAAACTGTTGAACAAACCAGAAGAAAAGTTTGAATGGAtattaataaaaaggaaagctttAAAGAGGTGGCTGTATTCAACAGGAGAGATTGTGTTTcagatatgttttaaatatcaacatatttatcatatatatataagacatatttaaaaatgtcttacatttgtaaataattcTCCTGCTACAAGTATTTCCAACTCGTCCTTGTGTACACGTCATTAAACACGTCATACGGTATGTAAATGCTGTGACCTTTATTTAATTCTGTGTTATCCTCTTATCTGTTCAGCGAAATGACAAACACTGAAACTTCAAATCACATAGTGTTTTTAACTTACCCACATAACCCAGTCCCCACGGCTCACTGGCATTCACTAAAACTCGATCAACACCCTGTTGACTGACTGTCGTGGTACAGTAAGTTTCAAGGTATGTAATTTCCTCAAACTGCTCCGAATGCACTACGCACCATGACTGAGGGGGTTTGACTTCACAGCTGCCATGAAACAGATTCTGGTAATAACTGCAACAGATAAACAGTGTGTTATATTCAGTAAAGCTCCCAGAGCATTGCTCAAGGTCATACTTCCTGTAAATcattatcaatcaatcaatcaatcaatcaatcagatTATTATTTTCACAAGTAATTAAATGATCTTAGAcctcatgaataaaaaaaaaagtttccacACCCTGAAGTGTTTCCATCAAACCAAAGCAAGGAACTTAACAAGTGATGTCATAGGATTAATCTAAATGTCATGAATATTACTAAGAgcacaatataataataataataataataataataataataataataataataataataataataacttaaacgtatatagcgcctttcatggtacccaaggtcgctttacaaatagtGTACTATATGTATGTATATCAGAGGGTAAAATGAACAGCGCTTTCTCAGACTATCATCTGGTAAAATATAGTAGTGCTTCAATAAATCTACAAACTTTAAATGCACCAACATGAATCATAATCATCAACCACCCTTAACACCCTGTACTGTACCTGCAGTTGACACTGAGAAGGACAGCGGATGGCGGCAAAGAACCCAAGCAGGAACAGTTCAGTGAGACCACAAAGTCTGTTGTGCAGCTGACATTGCACAAAGATGTGACTGCAAATAAAGTGTGGTAAGTGATTATTGCATTTACTATATATAAAATAGATGCTCGACATGCGTTTTAATTACTTGTCTTTCAAGGAAATCTGACTGAACTACAGAAACTATTTTTCAATGAAAAGTTGGCCAAGGGCGCAACATCAAGCCAAACACCATGAAGAAGAGTAAAATAATAAGTTGATTCTAAATGTACAACATTATTTTGAGGACAATATCAATACATGAGAAAGATACCAATTAAGGCAACTTACCAACATGAGGAAACAAATTGAAGATCCACAGCAACAATAAGAGCAGGTGTTTAAGAGCCATGGGGAAAATCCACTGTTATCAGCCGCTGGTTAGACAGAATAAAACAGCATCTGAAACTAAATATGGACAAACTTGTTAGTAATGTGTAGTAAAGAACATTaaactttaaagaaaatacatgtaGTCTTTCTGTGGGTTTCGTTGCTAGTTTGAGACAAAGGTTAGTTAATTATCTAATTCACAAACGGCTAAAAATCTGCCTACAAAAACATCATTAGCATTAAAATCAATAATTGaatatattcattaaaaagCATCGACATTGACCGGTCAGAATTAAAAGcgaataaataaatcatctcTAAAACCAGCTGAAAATcttattaaataacacatttctttcactattCTTCATCCTCATGttcaataaaaatgacaaatcaaCCATATCTTACCTAATTTATCCTTCCACCAAAACGTTCAGCAACTGAGTCACTGACACGCTTGAGTCTGTGTGAATGTTTCATGGAACAATGTCAGTGTCACTGTAAAGGCATCATCATTGGTGTCGTGACGAAGGATGTGGTTTCAGACCAATTGAGTGTTGTTTATGTAGATCCTTCCCACCACTTCCACGCTGCTATGAATATGCAAAAGCTAAccagaaaaaaagtcaacagGAAACTGACATTATCTTCTATAAAAAATTCAGAAATATGGAGATATTTTACTTCAACAGTAACAGACTTTCATTAACTGCATTAATCATAACAAAGGCACCCATTTGTTGAAATatgtttgacctttttctcaaaacatAACTAATACATATTTCAGTACTCAGATATGTTTCAGTACTGAGATGATTCTGAATACCAACACCATAGATGTTCTTTGATACGCTTTGAAGACCCTAATCAGGGGGTTTCAGCAGTCGTTTGAAGCTAAATGAGTCACTATCATGCTGTAAAGCCACTAAGAGCTtagttttaatatttcaaatgccTCTACATATTATTAACCTAAATCATTTAATACTGGACTTGGTTTCCAACAGgatttaaagtattaaaaaccttttctatgtgtatttaaaatgcCATCTTAACTAGGACACACAATTACTTTTTTACAATTGGTGGGCAATTGTGGTATTCAAAGGTAGGTGTGCAGACATGTCTCACTTAATGTCACGGCAGCAGTATTAGTCAAAGCAAAATGCCATTTGACTAATACAAAATTAAACACAGCATAGCACTTGTAGCTCTTAAACACGATTAGAATAATCTGAACAATAAATACTCGTGTAGCTTTTACTGTCACTGCAGAACAAGGAAATGGCTTTAAAACTTGTATTGACCTCCAGGTGCTGCACTGCAAAGCTGCAACTGTTAGACCATTAATCAGTATGTGATCAACAGAAATACAACTTGcaactattttaataatcaatCAGTTGTTgagattattttacaaaaacaaatgccaaACATTTGAGGATTTAGAACCTCACTGTTCTGTGACTGCAGGTTCGAATGAGTCAAATGGAGAGGATAAACTTCCCCTTGCAAATTAATAAAGTAACTGCATGTCATCCTGTAGTATTTCATAGTATTTTGTAACACTGGCTTGTAAGGTCATTATATTCTAGCTTTGTGGAGAGTCTTTGTGCACTCTAAACAATCTAAAACTAAATGTTGTACAAACGCTTCACTGCCAAGAGAGGTCGTTGTATTTGAGGTTTATTTTTCACCTGCTGCAGTTCTTCTTCTTGTTATGATGTAGTTCTACAAACTGTAGAACATGCTCCAAACTAAATAACATTCAATGAA
Proteins encoded:
- the il21r.1 gene encoding interleukin 21 receptor, tandem duplicate 1 encodes the protein MALKHLLLLLLWIFNLFPHVVTSLCNVSCTTDFVVSLNCSCLGSLPPSAVLLSVNCSYYQNLFHGSCEVKPPQSWCVVHSEQFEEITYLETYCTTTVSQQGVDRVLVNASEPWGLGYVVKPQRPIDVQVRNTDGFYNITWDHINTVDCLIYRVCVRESKNLSKDPVYSISGVQNRLILLDSEKLQAHVNYTVDVQAKMCPDYIYMGPWSEWSSSAEWTTTGTSEIKGINGHWWYISLPVILVLLVLLGYSKKLWWKKKLQRILYIPKADEFFKPLDFSHGGNFKEWVKPIFRECDYVMINSNAQMIGETQHKVLQWNNEKQSNSEGNGMDGGVDLFHALQPRSGSMLFFQDGGSSQGAGHSTGHVSIHTVTLSGGEEFEEEVVSQSSVNTYRSFQDRENVGSFEGDNRDHSRYALEEPHRRSGISNDLLAENRNFQPPAQIIEQERVSLDSFASNEHSEDGYPHMDLDTIDSGFGECSSPGASDSKMLEQINSELCHDHKSSNSNYVKQWMICGPIQEGSSNSENELFETP